A stretch of Microbulbifer sp. SAOS-129_SWC DNA encodes these proteins:
- a CDS encoding NCS2 family permease: MTDLHSPADTGTATARTAQPSSLLERLFKLSERETNVRREVIAGVTTFLTMAYIIFVNPNVLAAAGMDKGAVFTATCLAAAVGCLIMGLYANYPFALAPGMGLSAFFSYVVVGEMGYSWQVALGAVFISGMVFLCLTVFKIREWIIDSIPLSLRQALAAGVGLFLAIIALKSSGIVVASQATLVTLGDLTQSTALLTAVSFFLIAALAHRRTPGAVMIGILIVTGIALTTGQVSYSGIFSAPPSLVPTFLQLDIAGAFNVGMVSIIFAFLFVDLFDTAGTLLSAADRAKLLDKEHKLPGMGKALMADSSASVAGALLGSSTTTTFVESTAGIAAGGRTGLTAVTCAALFLLAMFFSPLAHMIPTSATSGALLYVAVLMTSGLSSIDWDDITEAAPAVVAAVMMPLSFSIANGIALGFIAYAVIKTLSGRSRDVSISVYLLAALFTAKFIFF; the protein is encoded by the coding sequence ATGACAGATCTTCATTCGCCCGCCGATACCGGCACTGCCACCGCCCGCACGGCTCAGCCATCTTCGCTGCTCGAGCGGCTGTTCAAGTTGTCGGAGCGTGAAACCAACGTGCGCCGGGAGGTGATCGCCGGCGTGACCACTTTCCTGACCATGGCCTATATCATTTTCGTGAACCCGAACGTGCTGGCCGCTGCCGGCATGGACAAGGGGGCGGTGTTCACGGCCACCTGCCTGGCGGCTGCAGTGGGCTGCCTGATCATGGGGCTCTACGCGAACTATCCGTTCGCGCTGGCACCGGGCATGGGCCTCAGCGCATTCTTCAGTTATGTGGTCGTCGGCGAGATGGGCTACAGCTGGCAGGTGGCGCTGGGCGCGGTGTTTATTTCCGGCATGGTGTTCCTGTGCCTGACCGTGTTCAAGATCCGCGAGTGGATTATCGACAGTATTCCACTGTCGCTGCGCCAGGCGCTGGCGGCGGGCGTGGGCCTGTTCCTGGCCATTATCGCGCTGAAGAGTTCCGGCATTGTCGTGGCCAGCCAGGCCACACTGGTGACCCTGGGTGACCTGACCCAGAGTACGGCGCTACTGACCGCGGTGAGCTTTTTCCTGATCGCCGCGCTGGCCCACCGGCGCACGCCGGGCGCGGTGATGATTGGTATCCTGATTGTCACCGGCATTGCGCTGACCACCGGCCAGGTCAGCTACAGTGGTATCTTTTCCGCGCCGCCGAGCCTCGTGCCTACGTTCCTGCAGCTGGATATCGCCGGCGCCTTTAACGTGGGCATGGTCAGTATCATCTTCGCGTTCCTGTTCGTGGACCTGTTCGACACCGCCGGCACCCTGCTGAGCGCGGCGGACCGCGCCAAACTGCTGGACAAGGAGCACAAGCTGCCCGGCATGGGCAAGGCGCTGATGGCTGACAGCTCCGCGTCTGTCGCCGGCGCTCTGCTCGGCTCCTCCACCACCACGACCTTTGTCGAGAGCACCGCGGGCATCGCCGCCGGCGGCCGCACCGGCCTGACTGCCGTCACCTGCGCGGCGCTGTTCCTGCTGGCGATGTTCTTCTCGCCGCTAGCCCATATGATCCCCACCAGCGCCACATCCGGTGCGCTGCTGTATGTGGCGGTACTGATGACCTCGGGTCTGTCGTCTATCGACTGGGACGACATCACCGAAGCCGCGCCAGCGGTAGTGGCCGCGGTGATGATGCCGCTGTCCTTCTCCATCGCCAACGGTATTGCGCTCGGTTTTATCGCCTACGCGGTGATCAAGACATTGAGCGGCCGCTCGCGCGATGTCAGCATCAGCGTCTACCTGCTGGCAGCATTGTTTACTGCCAAGTTCATCTTTTTCTGA
- a CDS encoding phosphoribosyltransferase family protein encodes MNKHFISAQQLLADSFALAEKVFESGFRPNYIVGVWRGGAPVGIAVQELLHVMGVDADHIAIRTSSYTGIGQRDKQVRVHGLTYLIKRVESHDNLLIVDDVHDSGLSIDQTIKDLHKACKKNTPSIRVATPYYKPKNNKTEREPDYYVHKTAEWLVFPHEIDGLSREEILEHKPELAPYIDRISTTD; translated from the coding sequence GTGAACAAGCACTTTATCAGCGCGCAGCAACTGCTGGCGGACTCTTTCGCGCTGGCCGAGAAGGTCTTCGAGAGCGGCTTTCGCCCCAACTATATCGTCGGTGTCTGGCGCGGTGGCGCGCCGGTGGGTATCGCAGTGCAGGAGCTGCTGCACGTGATGGGTGTGGACGCAGACCATATCGCCATCCGCACGTCGTCCTATACCGGTATTGGCCAGCGCGACAAGCAAGTGCGCGTGCACGGCCTCACCTACCTGATCAAGCGGGTGGAGTCCCACGATAACCTGCTGATCGTGGACGACGTGCACGATTCCGGCCTCAGTATCGACCAGACCATCAAGGATCTCCACAAGGCGTGCAAGAAGAACACCCCGTCGATCCGCGTGGCCACGCCCTACTATAAGCCGAAGAACAACAAGACCGAGCGCGAGCCGGATTACTACGTGCACAAGACTGCAGAGTGGCTGGTATTCCCGCACGAGATCGACGGCCTGTCGCGCGAGGAAATTCTCGAGCACAAGCCGGAGCTGGCACCGTATATTGACCGGATTTCAACGACGGATTGA
- a CDS encoding DUF2955 domain-containing protein has translation MMSTNLTEQEKRRLLRIAFGSCGGFFLCKLMGWPFGVFFTVYPMLLLGMLPKFDRLIAAQFLGSALLNVLEVWFLFTFFEPYPLLMTLGVFAVYCWHFRLMASTPYFLLGAAGLVTLSTLLHFSSYDSTNIMDMVAAIGLASLFSVVAAAVLYWLIPETEPVAPPPRQELRPSQVNHRILMGAILATLSFMVFQTLDLKDSLSAQVATMLVLFPMTYQGTLTAAWNRCKGVAYGCMLAITVQLLMYNLISHLLLVVLALFITVLMTAKLHLVERAGSGMGFGALTTVGILFGQYMQPNKDILYGTAYRLTSVTVALLILMLLAYLLDSILNRFEMTRN, from the coding sequence ATGATGTCGACCAATCTCACCGAACAGGAAAAAAGACGGCTGCTGCGCATCGCCTTCGGCAGTTGCGGCGGCTTCTTCCTGTGTAAGTTAATGGGCTGGCCTTTCGGGGTTTTCTTTACCGTTTACCCGATGTTGCTGCTGGGTATGCTGCCGAAATTCGATCGCCTGATCGCCGCGCAGTTTTTGGGTAGTGCCCTGCTCAATGTATTGGAAGTGTGGTTTCTGTTTACCTTCTTCGAGCCGTATCCACTACTGATGACCCTGGGAGTCTTTGCGGTTTACTGCTGGCACTTCCGGCTTATGGCTAGCACACCATACTTCCTGCTGGGGGCTGCCGGTTTGGTGACGCTGTCGACACTGCTGCACTTTTCCAGCTATGACTCCACCAACATCATGGACATGGTCGCCGCTATCGGGCTGGCTTCGCTATTCTCGGTAGTTGCTGCCGCAGTGCTCTACTGGCTGATTCCGGAGACGGAACCCGTAGCGCCGCCACCGCGGCAGGAGCTGCGGCCGTCGCAGGTCAACCATCGCATCCTGATGGGTGCGATACTGGCGACGCTGTCTTTTATGGTCTTCCAGACTCTGGATCTCAAAGACTCGCTGTCGGCGCAGGTCGCGACCATGCTGGTGCTCTTCCCGATGACCTACCAGGGCACTCTTACCGCCGCCTGGAATCGCTGCAAAGGGGTCGCCTACGGCTGTATGCTCGCAATTACAGTGCAGCTGTTAATGTACAACCTCATCAGCCACTTGCTGCTGGTGGTGCTGGCCCTTTTCATTACCGTACTGATGACCGCGAAGCTGCACCTGGTGGAGCGCGCCGGCTCCGGTATGGGGTTCGGTGCCCTGACCACCGTTGGCATTCTGTTCGGGCAATATATGCAGCCCAACAAGGATATTCTGTACGGCACCGCCTACCGGCTGACGTCTGTTACTGTGGCGCTGTTGATTTTGATGTTGCTTGCCTATCTGCTCGATAGCATTCTCAATCGGTTTGAGATGACCAGAAACTAA
- a CDS encoding HlyD family secretion protein — translation MTADKHFNRWMRRAGGLFLLVLAYVLMADMVIPMTPHAMVQRPVLTIAPRVAGEVVEVDVANNQKVKAGQLLFRIDPSDYELAVQKAELALGSAQQTNDNLRAQLAQADAAVSASDAANIEKNRELKRLQSLRATKVVSQQALDQAATAVDTSAAQLVSAKEKRRAIRVQLGLAGDQNLLVRQAQNQLDSAQLALSRTDVRAPEDGVVSNLQLVSGIQAQAKQSLMSLVVTGKERIAADFREKTLSGIGDKARAWVVFDALPGRVFTAVLSSRDLGVAQGQLSPNGRLAAPEDSDRWVRDAQRVRIYVELEDKLPPSLVTGSRATVMLAGTDSGLLQWVGKTQMRIISLLHYVY, via the coding sequence ATGACCGCAGACAAGCATTTCAATCGTTGGATGCGCCGTGCCGGCGGGCTGTTCCTGCTTGTGCTTGCCTATGTGCTGATGGCCGATATGGTCATCCCCATGACGCCGCATGCCATGGTGCAGCGCCCGGTGTTGACCATTGCCCCCCGCGTGGCGGGCGAAGTGGTCGAAGTGGATGTGGCCAACAACCAGAAGGTCAAAGCCGGGCAGCTGCTGTTCCGCATTGACCCCAGCGACTACGAGCTGGCGGTACAGAAAGCCGAACTGGCGCTGGGCTCCGCCCAGCAGACCAACGACAATCTGCGCGCCCAGCTGGCCCAGGCCGACGCGGCAGTGAGTGCGTCCGATGCCGCTAACATCGAGAAGAATCGCGAGCTCAAGCGCCTGCAGTCTCTGCGCGCTACCAAGGTGGTGAGCCAGCAGGCACTGGACCAGGCCGCCACGGCTGTGGATACCTCTGCGGCACAATTGGTTTCAGCGAAGGAAAAGCGTCGCGCGATCCGCGTACAGCTGGGGCTTGCGGGCGACCAGAACCTGTTGGTGCGCCAGGCCCAGAATCAGCTGGATTCCGCCCAGCTGGCACTGTCGCGCACTGACGTGCGCGCGCCGGAAGACGGGGTGGTTTCCAACCTGCAGCTGGTTTCCGGTATTCAGGCACAGGCCAAACAGTCCCTGATGTCTCTGGTGGTAACCGGCAAGGAGCGCATTGCCGCCGACTTCCGCGAGAAGACCCTGTCCGGTATCGGCGACAAGGCGCGGGCCTGGGTGGTATTCGACGCGCTGCCCGGCCGCGTATTTACCGCCGTGCTGAGCAGTCGTGACCTGGGTGTGGCGCAGGGCCAGCTTTCCCCCAACGGCCGGCTGGCCGCGCCGGAAGACAGCGATCGCTGGGTCCGCGACGCGCAGCGGGTGCGGATCTATGTAGAGCTGGAAGACAAGCTGCCACCGTCACTGGTTACCGGCTCGCGCGCTACGGTCATGTTGGCGGGTACGGACAGTGGCCTGTTGCAGTGGGTCGGTAAAACCCAGATGCGCATTATCAGCCTGCTGCATTACGTTTACTAA
- a CDS encoding MarR family transcriptional regulator — translation MESNLGWLMNRAGHTWRTVVDRYMAELGLTQTRWVALLVLDKVGEGCTQTVLAANVGVEQPSLVRTLGQLEEAGLIERRTNPDDGRCRTVWFTEAGRELLGKMEVVARDGRKMLLKGVSSEQRKMLHDVLEIIISNAQAVLEEVKK, via the coding sequence ATGGAAAGCAATCTGGGCTGGCTGATGAACCGCGCCGGGCATACCTGGCGCACGGTGGTCGACCGCTATATGGCCGAGCTGGGGCTGACCCAGACCCGCTGGGTGGCACTGCTGGTGCTGGACAAGGTGGGCGAAGGCTGCACGCAAACCGTACTGGCGGCCAACGTCGGCGTCGAACAGCCCTCGCTGGTGCGAACCCTCGGCCAGCTGGAAGAGGCCGGCCTGATCGAGCGACGCACCAACCCCGATGACGGGCGCTGCCGCACAGTCTGGTTTACCGAAGCCGGCAGGGAGTTGCTCGGCAAAATGGAGGTCGTTGCCCGGGATGGCCGAAAAATGCTGCTGAAGGGCGTCAGTAGTGAACAGCGCAAGATGCTGCACGATGTATTGGAGATCATCATCAGTAACGCGCAAGCGGTACTGGAAGAGGTAAAAAAATGA
- a CDS encoding LysR family transcriptional regulator, with the protein MARKQAALLGQLSDIDLRLLRVFRAVAEAGGFSAAELELNVGRSTISRHIKDLEVRLGVTLCRRGRAGFALTDEGRQIYRATLRLLASLDAFRGEVADVHKRMTGHISIALFDKMVTNPAAHIDAALRHFDDLAPEVSLDIHIEPINEVERGVMEGRFQLGVIPAHRASPSLDYQHLFDEQMYLYCGYRHPLFDTADIAIDDDAVRACKYAGLGYHSPNMEVGNRLGLERDITVNDQEAIVHCLQSGRYIGYLPDHYAETFVKKGEIRALCPQKYQYRCEFMAIQRVSPKPSRIVETFWECLAEAHQKGRD; encoded by the coding sequence ATGGCACGCAAACAGGCCGCCTTGTTAGGCCAGCTCAGCGATATCGACCTGCGCCTGCTGCGCGTCTTCCGCGCGGTGGCCGAGGCCGGCGGCTTCTCCGCCGCCGAGCTGGAGCTGAATGTGGGGCGTTCCACCATCAGCCGCCATATCAAGGACCTGGAAGTGCGTCTTGGCGTAACCCTGTGCCGGCGCGGCCGCGCCGGCTTCGCGCTGACCGACGAGGGCCGCCAGATCTACCGCGCCACCCTGCGCCTGCTGGCGTCGCTGGACGCCTTCCGTGGCGAGGTGGCGGATGTGCACAAGCGCATGACCGGCCATATCTCCATTGCCCTGTTCGACAAGATGGTCACCAACCCGGCCGCGCATATCGACGCCGCATTGCGCCACTTCGACGACCTGGCGCCGGAAGTCAGCCTGGATATTCATATCGAGCCCATCAACGAGGTCGAGCGCGGGGTGATGGAGGGGCGCTTCCAGCTCGGCGTGATTCCCGCCCACCGCGCCTCGCCGAGTCTCGACTACCAGCACCTGTTCGACGAGCAGATGTACCTCTACTGCGGCTACCGCCACCCGCTGTTCGATACCGCCGATATCGCCATCGACGACGATGCCGTGCGCGCCTGCAAGTACGCCGGCCTCGGTTACCACTCACCGAACATGGAAGTGGGCAACCGCCTGGGGCTGGAGCGCGATATCACCGTCAACGACCAGGAGGCGATCGTCCACTGCCTGCAGTCCGGCCGCTATATCGGCTATCTGCCGGATCACTATGCGGAGACCTTTGTGAAGAAAGGCGAGATCCGCGCGCTGTGTCCGCAGAAATACCAGTACCGCTGCGAGTTTATGGCGATACAGCGGGTATCGCCGAAGCCGTCGCGGATTGTGGAAACTTTCTGGGAGTGTCTGGCGGAAGCGCATCAAAAAGGGCGCGATTAA
- a CDS encoding aspartate aminotransferase family protein, producing the protein MSDKFAGLSQAQLDAHWMPYTANRQFKQDPRIITAAEGCYYTSADGRRIFDGLSGLWTCGAGHNRREITEAVSQQLATLDYAPAFQFGHPKAFELAERITQFMPEGLNRVFFTGSGSESAETSLKIARAYWRKKGMPSKTKLIGRIKGYHGVNFGGISVGGIGANRALYGPAVDADHLAHTVLPENRFSKGMPEEGAHLADELLELIALHDASNIAAVIVEPMAGSAGVLPPPVGYLQRLREICDHHNILLIFDEVITAFGRMGAATGAEAFGVTPDIINTAKQLTNGAVPMGAVIARQAIYDTFMEQGGHDYLLELPHGYTYSAHPVACAAALASLDILEKDNLFARAGELATVLEERVHQLRGTPLVSDIRNCGVAAGLTIEAAPGEPLLRPYQIAMKMWDKGFYVRYGGDTVQLGMPFVAQPEEVDTLVSALGDAITEVANNQ; encoded by the coding sequence ATGAGCGACAAGTTTGCCGGGCTGAGCCAGGCGCAGCTGGATGCGCACTGGATGCCCTACACGGCCAATCGCCAGTTCAAGCAGGATCCCCGCATCATCACCGCGGCGGAAGGCTGCTACTACACCAGTGCCGATGGCCGCCGCATTTTCGACGGCCTGTCCGGCCTGTGGACCTGCGGCGCCGGCCACAACCGCCGCGAGATCACCGAGGCGGTCAGCCAGCAGCTGGCGACGCTGGACTACGCACCGGCGTTCCAGTTCGGCCACCCGAAGGCATTTGAACTGGCCGAGCGCATCACCCAGTTCATGCCGGAAGGCCTCAACCGCGTGTTCTTTACCGGCTCCGGCTCGGAGTCGGCCGAAACCTCGCTGAAGATCGCGCGCGCCTACTGGCGCAAGAAGGGCATGCCCAGCAAGACCAAGCTGATCGGCCGCATCAAGGGTTACCACGGGGTGAACTTCGGCGGTATCAGCGTCGGCGGTATCGGCGCCAACCGCGCCCTGTATGGCCCCGCGGTGGATGCCGACCACCTGGCGCACACGGTGTTGCCGGAAAACCGCTTCAGCAAGGGCATGCCGGAAGAGGGCGCGCACCTGGCCGACGAACTGCTGGAACTGATCGCGCTGCATGACGCCTCCAATATCGCCGCGGTGATCGTCGAGCCAATGGCCGGTTCCGCCGGGGTGCTGCCGCCGCCGGTGGGCTACCTGCAACGCCTGCGCGAGATCTGCGATCACCACAATATCCTGCTGATCTTCGACGAAGTGATCACCGCCTTCGGCCGCATGGGTGCCGCCACCGGTGCCGAGGCCTTCGGTGTGACCCCGGACATCATCAACACCGCCAAGCAGCTGACCAACGGGGCGGTCCCGATGGGTGCGGTGATTGCCAGGCAGGCCATCTACGACACCTTTATGGAACAGGGCGGCCACGACTACCTGCTGGAGCTGCCGCACGGCTACACCTACTCCGCCCACCCGGTGGCCTGTGCCGCGGCGCTGGCGTCACTGGATATTCTGGAGAAAGACAACCTGTTCGCCCGCGCCGGCGAGCTGGCCACGGTACTGGAGGAGCGCGTGCACCAGTTGCGCGGGACACCGCTGGTGAGCGATATCCGCAACTGCGGCGTGGCCGCAGGCCTGACCATCGAGGCGGCGCCGGGCGAGCCGCTGTTGCGCCCCTACCAGATCGCCATGAAGATGTGGGACAAGGGTTTCTACGTGCGCTACGGCGGCGACACGGTACAGCTGGGCATGCCGTTTGTGGCGCAGCCGGAGGAAGTCGATACGCTGGTCAGTGCGCTGGGCGACGCCATTACCGAAGTGGCCAACAACCAGTAA
- a CDS encoding CoA-acylating methylmalonate-semialdehyde dehydrogenase, protein MSIVGHFINGQVSEAAERTQDVFNPATGEVTRQVAIAAKDTVEEAIAAAQAAYPEWRNTPPAKRAKILFRYKQLLEENAEQICAMIGEEHGKISHDAMGELSRGIENVEFACYAPQMLKGEHSRNAGPNIDSWSEMQPLGVVAGITPFNFPAMVPLWMYPLAIVCGNTFVLKPSERDPSAALYLVQLMQEAGLPDGVLNLVNGDKVAVDTLLTDARVQAVSFVGSTPIAEYVYATASAHGKRCQALGGAKNHAIIMPDADMDNAVAALTGAAFGSSGERCMALSVAVCVGDEAADTFIDKMSGEMQKLKVGAYTDSSNDFGPVITEAHKNKVDGYIASAAEQGATIVVDGRDPQVAGYANGFFVGGTLIDNVKPGMTCYEEEIFGPVLLVVRAESMEQAMQMINDHEYGNGTCIFTRDGEAARYFSDNILVGMVGINVPLPVPVAYHSFGGWKRSLFGSLSAYGPDGVRFYTNRKTVTQRWPSSGVREGAQFSFPSN, encoded by the coding sequence ATGAGCATTGTGGGCCACTTTATCAACGGCCAGGTCAGCGAGGCCGCCGAGCGCACCCAGGACGTCTTCAACCCGGCCACCGGGGAGGTCACCAGACAGGTGGCCATCGCCGCGAAGGACACCGTCGAGGAAGCCATCGCCGCCGCCCAGGCCGCCTACCCGGAATGGCGTAACACGCCGCCGGCCAAGCGCGCCAAGATCCTGTTCCGCTACAAACAGCTGCTGGAGGAAAACGCCGAGCAGATCTGCGCGATGATCGGCGAGGAGCACGGCAAGATCTCCCACGACGCCATGGGCGAGCTGTCCCGCGGCATTGAGAACGTGGAATTCGCCTGCTATGCGCCGCAGATGCTGAAAGGCGAGCACAGCCGCAACGCCGGCCCGAATATCGATTCCTGGAGCGAGATGCAGCCGCTCGGCGTGGTGGCCGGCATCACCCCGTTCAATTTCCCGGCCATGGTGCCGCTGTGGATGTACCCGCTGGCCATCGTGTGCGGCAATACCTTCGTGCTGAAGCCGTCCGAGCGCGACCCGTCCGCGGCGCTGTACCTGGTGCAGCTGATGCAGGAAGCCGGCCTGCCGGACGGCGTACTGAACCTGGTCAACGGCGACAAGGTGGCGGTGGACACCCTGCTGACCGACGCCCGCGTACAGGCGGTGAGCTTTGTCGGCTCCACCCCGATCGCCGAGTACGTCTATGCCACCGCAAGCGCCCACGGCAAGCGCTGCCAGGCCCTCGGCGGTGCCAAGAACCACGCGATCATCATGCCCGACGCCGACATGGACAACGCCGTGGCCGCACTGACCGGCGCCGCGTTCGGCTCTTCCGGCGAGCGCTGCATGGCCTTATCAGTAGCCGTGTGTGTGGGCGACGAAGCCGCCGATACCTTCATCGACAAGATGAGCGGCGAAATGCAGAAACTGAAAGTGGGTGCTTACACCGACAGCAGCAATGACTTCGGGCCGGTGATCACCGAAGCGCACAAGAACAAGGTGGACGGCTATATCGCCAGCGCCGCGGAACAGGGTGCGACCATCGTCGTCGACGGCCGCGATCCGCAGGTCGCCGGCTATGCCAACGGCTTCTTTGTCGGCGGTACCCTGATCGACAACGTCAAACCCGGCATGACCTGCTACGAAGAGGAAATCTTCGGCCCGGTACTGCTGGTAGTGCGCGCGGAATCCATGGAACAGGCCATGCAGATGATCAACGATCACGAGTACGGCAACGGTACCTGCATCTTCACCCGCGACGGCGAGGCGGCGCGCTACTTCAGCGACAATATCCTCGTCGGCATGGTCGGCATCAACGTGCCGCTGCCGGTACCGGTGGCCTACCACAGCTTCGGCGGCTGGAAGCGCTCACTGTTCGGCAGCCTGTCTGCCTACGGCCCGGACGGTGTGCGCTTCTACACCAACCGCAAAACCGTGACCCAGCGCTGGCCTTCCAGCGGCGTACGCGAGGGCGCCCAGTTCTCCTTCCCGAGCAACTGA